From a region of the Pseudanabaena sp. ABRG5-3 genome:
- the cobJ gene encoding precorrin-3B C(17)-methyltransferase, protein MKSSVIIVLGEKSIAIARQVQTVIPNATIYGLASRTQTADHTYDKFSETVSELFSQGHAIIGICAAGILIRSLAPLLSDKRTEPPVIAIAEDGSAVVPLLGGLNGANELARAIAKSLQIQPAITTTGDLRFQTSLLAPPANYRLLNSDEQAKTFVADLLAGARVKLIGEATWLSDSNLPFADDATHQIEVIAEDVKLEAIASKLSSKYLVYQTESSLNPSTIGKLSIIGTGPGSAKWMSPEVKAILEAATDFVGYKTYVNLVKGFTKGKTIHASDNRVELDRARHALELATEGKSVVIVSSGDAGIYGMASAVFEVVDQDSPKWNHIDIHVAPGISAAQAAAAAIGAPIGHDFCTISLSDILKPWEVIEQRLSAAAQADFVIAIYNPISMQRKWQLPAAKETLLKWRSPNTPVVLGHKMGRKGENVKVITLAELEPELADMQTVIIVGSSKTKVLELGDRLRVYTPRKY, encoded by the coding sequence ATGAAATCATCTGTAATCATCGTCTTAGGGGAAAAGAGTATTGCGATCGCGAGACAAGTGCAAACCGTAATTCCTAACGCCACAATCTATGGGCTTGCCTCACGCACCCAAACCGCCGATCACACCTATGACAAATTTAGCGAAACTGTCAGTGAATTATTTAGCCAAGGACATGCAATCATTGGCATTTGTGCCGCAGGCATCCTCATTCGATCGCTAGCGCCCCTCCTCTCAGATAAACGCACCGAACCTCCCGTAATTGCGATCGCTGAAGATGGTAGTGCGGTTGTGCCTCTATTGGGCGGATTAAATGGTGCTAATGAACTTGCCAGAGCGATCGCCAAATCACTTCAAATCCAGCCAGCCATCACGACCACAGGCGACTTACGCTTTCAAACTTCATTGTTAGCGCCACCTGCTAATTATCGATTGCTAAATTCCGATGAGCAGGCAAAGACTTTTGTAGCAGATTTATTAGCAGGGGCAAGGGTTAAACTCATTGGTGAGGCAACTTGGCTAAGTGATAGTAATCTTCCCTTTGCTGATGATGCCACTCATCAAATAGAAGTTATTGCTGAGGACGTGAAATTAGAAGCGATCGCTTCTAAACTAAGTTCCAAGTACTTAGTATATCAAACAGAATCCTCTCTAAATCCCAGCACCATCGGCAAGTTATCCATCATTGGCACAGGGCCGGGGTCAGCAAAATGGATGTCACCCGAGGTCAAGGCAATTTTGGAAGCAGCTACAGATTTTGTCGGTTATAAAACCTACGTGAATCTAGTTAAAGGATTTACCAAAGGAAAAACGATCCATGCTTCCGATAACCGTGTGGAACTTGATCGCGCTCGTCATGCCCTTGAATTAGCCACCGAAGGAAAATCTGTAGTCATTGTTTCGTCGGGAGATGCGGGAATCTATGGCATGGCTTCGGCTGTATTTGAAGTAGTCGATCAGGATAGTCCCAAATGGAACCATATCGATATTCATGTTGCCCCCGGCATATCTGCCGCCCAAGCTGCCGCCGCCGCCATTGGCGCACCCATTGGACATGATTTCTGTACTATTTCTCTATCAGATATTCTCAAACCTTGGGAAGTTATCGAACAGAGATTATCTGCCGCCGCCCAAGCTGATTTTGTGATTGCGATTTATAATCCCATTTCCATGCAACGCAAATGGCAACTCCCAGCCGCCAAAGAGACATTATTGAAATGGCGATCGCCTAATACACCAGTAGTTCTTGGTCATAAAATGGGACGTAAAGGAGAAAATGTGAAGGTGATTACGCTTGCGGAATTAGAGCCTGAACTTGCCGATATGCAAACGGTTATTATTGTAGGATCGAGCAAGACTAAGGTTTTAGAATTAGGCGATCGCTTGAGGGTTTACACACCACGTAAATATTAA